The Methanolacinia paynteri DNA segment CTCCGCAAGTTCCGCAGCCCTTACACTTGGCTTCAGTTACCTGCATGACCTGGCGTCCGTTCTTCTCGGTGAGCGACAGTGCGCCATACGGGCACTGGGGCACACACATTCCGCATCCTGCACAGAGGTCCTCCATGCACTGGGCGAAGTAAGGTTCGAGCTGAACCTTGCCCTGGTGGATCGGGATCGAAGCTGCCGATGCAGCTCC contains these protein-coding regions:
- a CDS encoding 4Fe-4S binding protein; translated protein: GAASAASIPIHQGKVQLEPYFAQCMEDLCAGCGMCVPQCPYGALSLTEKNGRQVMQVTEAKCKGCGTCGGFCPGGAIKMQHFTTPQICAQIDAFLLGGLGGEE